The Daphnia pulicaria isolate SC F1-1A chromosome 12, SC_F0-13Bv2, whole genome shotgun sequence genome segment ACCCTGGAATAAAGCGATGAACTCCATTCAAAATATTATGATCCGGCCATTTCGCAACACCAGAAAAATTCCCGAACGAAGTCAACTGCAGCTGTGCAATGTAATAGCACAGTTTTTCAGTTCAACACTGCATCGctgaaaatataagaaaagaaattattattattattttgttttgttctattTCCGTGCTATCGTTTGTTAAGTGGGAAAGGGaatccccccccaaaaaaaaacaaaacaaaaaacaaacaaaacaaacattagATAGTCCCTGGATAGTCCTGGGATAAATGATAAATAAATGTAGTTGTTCTGGCCTCAATTCAGCAATTTTCTACCAGTTTTGTCGACcggtaaaataatttattttaagaagTATATTACCTTTTTTGTGGCTAAACTCCAGCAGTTGCAGGTTCCCCTTGAGTACTACCCCGCAAATTTTCAATGAAGATGCCGACCAACTTTTGTCCCTCTCGACCACCGCCCTTGAAATGGACCATTAAGgggatgaagaaataaaaaaagaaatataatgaaATGTGCTTTTACCACATTACCATTTACTGCTTCCAGGTAAAGGTTAGGGTGAGGATTTGGGAACTTTCGAGCCtaatcttaaaaaagaaaaaaaagaaaagattaatATATTCATCTGCAACGAAACGGGTCGTGAGGGTAAATATCAAATTTAGTCGTTGAGTAGACCAGGTGTGGTGTGTCATCCATGGCTTGACAGTTAAATGGCCTGACACTGTCAAAAGAAGACGgagatttttgaaaatttgttggGGACTGTGGATTAGCATAAAGCAGACTTTGAGAATAACAGCTCACAAATtaagaaatattcaaaatacgGCATAGTGATCGTGCTGGAGGTATGCTGTTTATTGAAGACATTGCAGTCGTCAAACAAAGTTGTCGATCCCGTTTAGACAACAACCTAAGGATCGaacaaagtttttttaaatgctaacATTCTTAAGCGAGTCAGTTTTGTTTGGTATGGGAGCATAATGAAATATAACAGTAGTAGTGATTGGCGTGAATCCCCTTGGTCCTTGCTTATTACTAACTCTTCTAAAAAGGAAGCTGTAAGTACAAATATTCCGACTAAAAAAGCATGACACAGAAACTTAAATGACCTAGCTGCTAGCCACAAAAAGAACCATCACCAGAATAATTtagttcatttttctttcggtaaaatgaaaatgttgggCATTGTCCAGCACCAGATTTACGCTTGTTCTTGATAGGCAAGACAGAATCCGGTATTGGCTTTATCTTCAACAGTCATAGAATCGGGTTGCGCAGCTGTAGCTATAGTCGCATCAATGGTGGTGTCTTCAATGCCGTCAGTTCCGATACTCATTCTAAAGGGACTGATTTTGGCTGCAATAATATTTATACCgattaataaaattacaagatttatttttataattaataaGTCAATCATACTGCAAATTTTGCCGATAGCGCCACCACAGTAACGATCGTAGAAAGGGAAGGGGCTAGCTTGATCCTGTCCACCGGGAATGACAAGGAAATCGTAAGTGCATTTGTCCTTCCCTGTACCAAAATTAGCATCGTCACCGGCTTCACCAGTTAACAAAAAGCCAACATCAGCGATCGCCGTCGTACAAGTTGACACGCACAGCTGGGTTGCTCTCTTTGATATTTAAACAGATTTTAACTCACAATTGCaacatatttaatttttgagaAAGAATTTTATTCGTACCGCTCCTGATGCAACAAGTTCAGTCCTGAAGCAAATGTTGTAATTTTGGTTATTAAGTTGCTGGGCAGCGGAGTCTTGCCAGTTGAACGATTTGACTTGACCTGCTCCGGCAGTGAAATATTGGAGACAATCCGGAGGTGCTACAAAATGACATGGGAAATCCAACAAATGTACATTTCGTATGTACATTTAGTTTCAATCGTAATTATATtactaaattttactattcAGTAGAAAACGATACCTAGGTAAGAGGCCCCACAGGGTAGCATCGCTATTTTGATGTTCCATGAACGAGTAGCTGATCCAgcgaaattgaaaatgagttggaCATCGGTAGGAGAAGTAGCAGATGACGGCACATCGAGATACACTAAAATTATttagaggaaaataaaagaggttCAAATTTCTATTGCGCtatataaattttctttccaacGTTTTGTATTTTGCTTACTGTGTTGTCCGGCATTGGTACCACAAATGGTAGGAGCCACAGTTGTTGATCCACCAACTTGGAAGGTGTCCGTGCAGGTTCCGGCTGTTGGCTGGGCGATCGCGAACGAAACAAAGTCCAGCCTACAacaataatttgtttattgGTTCTATAATCTCATCTTGTGTTTTAAAAAAGCGATTTCATACCGAATTTGACAAATAGGCGAAGCTTGTTCCACGAGTTTATTGTCCAAGCGAACGGTCATTACGCAAGTGGAAGGGGCATTAACCGGAGTAGAGGAAGATTGCCAGTACGTGTTGTTCAAAGTCACCGTACCTCCACAACTGTTGACTACATCTGTTAGAAATACGATCGATAATGAGTGAAACATtgtcaaatgaaaacaaagtAGACTTTTTAGACTTACTGACGCAGCAGACTTTTCCCCGAGTACAGGAGCCGCTAGGCCGTCCAGAAAATAAGGAACAGACCGATCCTGGGGTACAGATTCCGGCGTCGCCACTGGGTGACGTACAGGCTTCCAAGCTGCTGGCAAGGTTGGCGAATGGTCTCCATCTTGGATGGAACCGGTTGTTGAACAGGCCAATGTTTAGCAGATTGGCACCCAAACCACTCAACCCAAAACGACCTTCTTGGTCGTTGTAGTAATCGGCATCAACTGGAAGAAAacaagttttattattatttttaaaatttgcaagTCATTTGGGCAggcattaaaatttatttcaattccaCGAGATAAAAAGAAGGCTATCAATAAATGATGTAACTTACCCTTGGCGAAATATCCTGGTGGCTTTCTGTTGGAGGGGGTTCGTCCTTCGTATGTATTGGCATAcccttttaattattttaaaaaaatttaaatttaaacatgtacttgaaaacaacaatgaaatgaaaacaggaaaaaagatGTAATTAGAATTCTGCCAACCTTACCTGCAAATGGCAATCGTGGTTGGATGTTGTAGTTGTAAGGAAACATCCACGGATTGGTGGGGTAAGAATTTTCAATCAGAAGTTCATCCAACCCTTGCCTGGCTGTCAGCTGATCGACTTGGCCATCCTTACAAGCCCAGATGGTAGtaaaaattaaactgaaagacaaaaatatttcaattgctCGGGCCATCCTGTTGACTCTTTCGTATAACTGAAAATTGCTGGGTCCGATAGACGAAAAGAACAAGCGACACGAAGACGATTCGAATTGGATGTGAAATCAAAAGTTCAACCGGAGCGTCTTTTATACTGGAATTCGTCCGTGGAATCTAAGGATATGCGCGCCACGGCGCGCCAGCCTATACATCGGCCGTTGACAATAACCTTGTCCTTTTAATTGATCTCCGCTCCATTTATAACTCGGATCCGTCTTCAGGATTACGACCCCAAAGTGCCAAAAGGACAGTCATCCAGGAGATCCTATCGATCTGCGATTGGTTCTAAACAGTCTATTACTGTCTCTCCTTTTACGAAATCATTGGCAATTTAACAGAATATTAGCATACATTTGTTATCCCCTGTTTTTCACACAGATGCTAAACACCAGTAAGCGGtagctaaaaaaaagaatgagaatTCGCTGTGAATTGATTGCCCATCAGTATTTCCTTCTTATTCCTTTTGAGCCAACAAATCACTTGGAATTTATTGACATGGCAGCCTTCTCACGTATGTGTCCTCTTGCGcgattcttcccttttttgtcaTCGAGACACAACACGAATAATGATGAAAATGCGCAACAAGCCCTGAATAAAATCATTGCCCTCTTAAAATGGGTCCTTAACCATTATCCTATAGTCTTTGGTTGcaaattttattctatttcgCAGTATATGTCCTTATGTGTTATGTTAATTTCCCGTTTCTTGATTTTATGCACGAACACCGTCTTctattctatttttggacttggaaatcaaattaaaattcaatagacCTTTTAGTAAACGAGGAGGTGCCAGTATATCTGTATATGTCCCTCTTGGTCAATAAAAATTGTctagttgcactttgcttgaagTGTTTAAGTTAAAACATTTGGTTGCTTACCAAAAGGCAAAGTTGTGAAATACAAGAGAAGCAGTTGCGAATAAgcagctcaggaataatcgtactcatACTATGTCATGACTGATTATAACCAACGCCACAGaatagtcaaaaaggaagaatagacatAAATAGttcctacctttatgcctgggaaatTCGGCCAGGAATCCACAGGTGCTCCATCCACAGGAATAATTGAGTACACACCAGGcgggataggaaaaagggggtcCCCGTGAattcactcacacacacatgggtgtacacgaggaaaGAGGAGATTTAAAGAAATGGGGAAGAAGAGAACCGTAATCCGGCCGACATCGGCAGTTCCTCCAATCCAAAAGGATGCCGTTTATctaaatacaaagtaaaaaatgggttttaaaaaatattgacagaaacaacgagggaggaaaagttgaaaataacaGTTAGCCCTAATTGctaatttaactttaattttggGTTTTAAATTTAAGGTTGCCATGTAGGCCAATGCATCAATAAAATATCTGTAGCACAGgaataaaattaacaaaaatcattacccaagcgatgaggatgagattgttgctgatgacagaTCTACCAGCTAACAAGTCAAACTTGCATAACTtgtggttatgatggctggctcatgCCTCAAATTTGCTTATAAAGGAAAATGTTacagtgcaaacaaactgccatgcatcgacaCATAAATAAGACACATAAATGCTATTTCACAAAggaacaggtttaactcttcttTTTAAGCCCATAATCTTTCCAtttgtatttttagttttacagttttatttacctttaCCAGCCATCATATTATCATGCAAACAGCAGCATGGATTGGAAAGCATGCGAGAGCCATGTCACATCACAGAGTtcacacgacgaccacatttttctaatttgatttgttgtgCAATTTTACGTCCAGCCACACTTGTacgtttctaaaaaaaagttatgtgTCCATTTTCTTTATGAATCTTATTAaacttcgtctctttttccAAAACTGGTGAACAAGActagagcagacgacactaatattctaaaTAGAAGATATCGATTACAATTAAAAatcgatcccccccccccgccaaATTCAAACCTACCTCTACCTTTATTGTATTCTTTTCCATACACAGTCcagtcttcattttctttgacaatttttaaaaaaaacaaacaaaataagataTTGTAAAGTGGTAAAAgctgtttattttcaatttgacgAGCTgagcattttttttagattaatgCCATTTCATTCGTAAAACAAATTGCAAAATTGGACAAATTGCTGAGTAATTGACAAATCAATGAAAAGTGAGTGTTACATTcacatatttttaattttactttgctgaataaaaatttatttgatgcGTACGCTTTACATTATTTGACGACCACAACTTAAACTTAAATGTCCCACAAAGAAATACGAACTAACCAAAAAGTCCATTCACCATCTAATAACAAGTTAAAATATCTGAATTTGCATTGCACAAAAACAAAGCTCTTTACCAAGGTGCTGGCGGATTGCCAAGCAATGTTCATTTCTCTTGATAATCAAGACAAAATCCAGTATTTGCTGTATCGGCTGGTGCCGGAAGAATGTTCGCCCCTGCAGCCACCGCTCCTTCAGTGTTGTCGGTTTGAAATGTCATCCTGAATGGCTTGATTGGAGCTAAATTAACATTGAATGTTGTTTAGTTTATCAGTTTTATTTCCATCAAAAGTGACTTATTAAGTCAATTGATTTGAACTTACTGCACACTGGAACACTGGTGGCAACTGGAGTTATGGCTGGATTGAGGGCGTTGCCGCAGTATCGGTCCGCTTCAACATTCGTAGAATCGCGGGCACCGGCGATGATGAGGAAATCGTAGAGGCAAGTGGCCGTGTTGACTCCGTTCACAATGGCACTTGTGCCCACACCGGAAAGTGCGGCGGCTGAAGCGACGGCATTGGCGGCAGCAGTTTGAGCGGCCGTGAGTGCGGCTTGAGCGGTTGTCACGGCAGTTTGAGCATCGGTGACAGCGACTTGTGCATTATCGACGCCGGTTTTGGCAGTATCGACGGCTGTCTGAGCGTCAGTGACTGCAGTTTGGGCATTATTGGCAGCGAGTTGAGCAGTGTCAATTGCAGTTTGAGCATCCGTCACCGCAGTTTGGGCGTTAGTGAGAGTGGTCTGTGCAATATTGACGTCGGTTTGGGCAGTATTGACAGCTGTTTCGGCAGTTGTGACTGCCGCCTGGGCGTCATTGACGACTATTTGGGCAGCATCGACGACAGTTTGGGCAGCAGCAATGGCAGCAGTTTCAACTGCAGTTGGGTTAGCAGGATCGACGACAACAGCATTGGCAGCGTCGAGATTGGTTTGTGCTGTGGCAAGAGCCGTTTGTGCATCTGTAAGGGGTCCCTGTGCAGTGGTAAGGGCAGTTTGGGCGTTGGTAAGAGCACCCTGTGCTGTGGTAAGTGCCACTTCGGCCACTGGGACTGCGGCCTGGGCAGTGGCAAGGGCGTTTAGTGCAGCGGCAAGATCAGCCTGTGTAGCGGTTACAATGTCTTTTGCGGTTGTAAGGGCAGTTTGGGCATTTGTAAGAGTGGTTTGTGCTGTGGCAAGAGTAGCTTGGGCATTGGTTAACGTCGTTTGGGCGTTGGCCAGGTTCGTTGTGGCTGTGACGacggcagcggcggcagcagcggcaTTGGTGCTGGTGGGCGTGGTAATAGAAAAGGCGTCACCACCGTTAGCCACGCCACAAATTGACAAACACATTTGGGTTGCCCtctgaataaaaatcaataaatgcgATTAAATTGACTGATGTGCGAAAATAGTGAAACGATACCAACCTGAGAGGACACAAGTTCAGTCCTGAAACAAATGTTGTAATCTTGATTGTTCAGTTGACGAGTTGCCGTTCCGGCGACGTCCTGCCAGTTGAACGACTTGACCCTCCCGGAAGCAGTGGTGAAATATTGGAGACAATCTGTCGGAGCTGTGATGCATTAAATATGAAATAGTTGAAGTTATTTGTGAGTCGATTTTTAAAAGGATATCTTGGATCTTATTCTTACCGAGGTATGTGGCACCACAAGGAAGCaatgccatttttattttccacgaACGAGTGGCTGTGCCAGcagcaaaattaaaattgagcTGAACATCAGTAGGAGTACTGGCTGACGAAGGGACGTCGAGGTAcactaaaatttgttttaagcACATAAAAACAAGttcattaatatttattggtttagATGGAATgcatatttgatttttctgactGTGTTGCCCGTCATTATTTCCGCAAATGGTAGGAGCTACAGTCGTTGCTCCGCTAACTTGGAAGGTGTCCGTGCAGGTTCCGGCTGTAGGCTGGGCGGTTGTGAACGAAACAAAGTCCAACCTATACAAGACAGAATATTGTATTAGTCTGTGGTCCCATCTTCCGtgtaaaataaatcatttagATGATCTCGATCGCATACCGAATTTGGCAAATAGGCAAGGCTTTTTCCGCCAGTGTACTGTCCAACCGGACAGTCAACGTGCAGGTGGAAGGAGCATTAACGGGAGTAGAGGGGGATTGCCAGTACGTGTTGTTCAGAGTAACCTTACCCCCACAAGTGTCAAGTACGTCTGTTACACGAATatgtttgaattttcaaacatttgattgaaataaatgGATGCAGAATtggtaaataattaaatatagaCTTACCGACGCAGCAGACTCTGCCCAGATTACAGGAACCACTAGGCTTTCTAGAAAGTAAGGAACAGGCCAAAGCTGATGTACAGATTCCGGCGTCGCCACTGGATGATGTACAGGCTTCAAACCTGCTGACGAGGTTGGCGAACGGCCTAAATGGTCGGATCGGTGGGGTGAATAGACTGCTGAACAGATTGGCACCCGAATTGCCAAAACCTAAACGATTTTCTTGTCTATGACCGTCATTGACATCGACTAAATTATAAGAAATGATTCCTTTTTAATGTAAAGTTCAAGGCAGTTAACTTAAACAAGAACAAATTGGTAAATGTATAAAAAGTTGAATTCCACAAGTAATAGATGTATTTTTGCTACTCACTTTTGGCGAAATAGCCTGGTGGCTTTCGGTGAAAGGGTATCCGGGCCGCTTCAGCATACCctttaaattaaagaaaaatatcattgAATAGTAAATGGACACAATAAATTATTCCGCGAATTTTACCTGCCAATGGCAATCGCGACTGGATGTTGTAGTAGTAAGGAAACATCCACGGATTGGTGGGGTAAAAATTGGTCTGCAGTTGCTCATCCAAACTTTGCCTCGCCGTCAGGTGGTCGACTTGGCCGTCTTCGCAAGCCCAAATGACAGTACACATTAAAGTGAAAGACAAAAAGATTTCAATTGCTCCGGCCATCGTGTCGATTATATCTTTCGTCTCCGAATGGAATATCTGGAACCTTGCTGCAGATCAGAAAGAAACGAGCGGCACGAAgacgattcaaattgaatctgAAATCAATGTTGAACAAGCGTGTCTTTTATAAGAAATGCGCTGTCCAATGTATGATGTATCTAGTATACTCCAGCATAAATGTAGATTTCAGCCGTTGACAGCCTGTCCTTTAAACGATCTTCGCTCCATTCTTAACTCGAATCCGTCTTCAGGATTACCAGGACCCCAAACGCCAGCCACGAGATCACGTAtacctgctttttttttcccttttacgaGATGATTGACAACTTGACGTGAGTTATTATTGGAATCAGTTACACAAACAGACAATGTTTTAATATAACCTTACCGAATGTTGCATAGTATATCTCTCTTCTCTCAAATAACTGCCAAACATCAGCGCGCGCTTGGTTTGACGTTAAGCAAAATTCGACAAGAATGATGGGATAGAATTTGCTGTGATTTGAGTGCCCATTTGCATTTCCTAtacttattcatttttttagccAACAAATCCTTCGGCATCAATTGACATGGGGACGTCGTCACATACATTGTTTATCCTCTTACCCAATACTTATTACATTCTTTATACAACAACGGGTTGCATGTATTATTCTAGTTCGTGTAGTGCATGCCCTTATGCTTTATGTTAATTTTGCGATTCTTGACTAAACACACACTTGTTCTATTCCTCTCTTGCCTTTTATGCACGTCTGACAACTTTCCAACACGGACTATAAACTCAAAGAACGCCTTCCTGGGTTGCAGTCACCATTGTATTGCGCCGAATATATGAACTATCCACCctaaaatagaaatgaatatCGTAAATAATTTTCTCATGACATGTTtgaacttatttttgttgcatCAATGCATAGTGCTATTACTGTTATATTGATTTTACCGAATTTGGCAAATGGGCCTCTTATTATTTGTTCCACCAATTTGGTGTCCATCCGGACAGTCAGCgcggaaatacggccaggaaTCCACAGGTGCTCgattgaatccaccaggcgggATAGGAAAATGGGggccctcgtgaatacacccacactcacatgggtgtacacgaggacagagaacatttaaagaaagggggaagaatagagactTAACTCGGCCGACATTGGTAGTTTCTCCAATAaaatgggatgctgtttatctaaatgaaaaataaaaaattagttaacgaaaaatattgacaaaggaaggaaaagttgaaaatgagacagctTGGGTAAACcgtaattattaataaacagGTGAATTTCAGGTTTACTTTCAATAAACTGCAGTTATGCAAGTCATCCATCATTCAAATATCTATCAGGTCACAGATATAAAAGcaaaaacacaacaacacaaatCATTGAAACCCAAGCGATGATACTGAGATGGTTTCTGATGACAGCTTGTtaccagcacaagcaaaactgcAATATCTTGTGGGTTTAGATGGCTGGCTCTGGCCTCATGTATGCTTAAGGGAAATGTTacagtgaaaacaaactgccatgtaTAGATAGAGCAATCACATGATAAATTATATAGTCAGGAACTAACTTTCACAtatttggaacaggtttaactttaactcttctatttatTGAAGCTCCCAGAATCATTCGATtagtataattttatttttattttacctgctaaacagcatggaaACGAATagtgtataaaaaaaaaatgaatctatATAGGCTAACAATATAAATCTCGAACTTCCAACTTCGTCTCTTTCTCGATTATCGAAACtttgaaacaaatgaaagcagacgacactaatattctaattagcttaagatatcgataaaTCCTTCCCTCCTTAAATCCAATTATCCAAACGACCAAACCCCTTTTTCTTAAGAAATCGATAGAAACCGTTTCTTGTTCAGTGAATAGCATTTTATTTAGATTGGTTAAATTGCATCATTACACGAAATGAATGTAATTTCATTCACACCAAATCGAAGTAACTTTCAAGACAAACACAAAAGGAGCAAAGAGCATAGTTCAAAAGAATTTCTATTTGTGGGTGTTTAGGCCTAATTCTGGAAAGCGaccaattaaataaaataatgcttCACGTGAAAATGTTCTTATATAAGTTAATGCTACGTCATCAGAGAACTTTTAAGTTCTCCTTCCACCAGCACTACGATAGCAACGACATGGAACAGAccataataatattttacttttaagcAGATCGTTAATCCTCGAACGAAACATTGGGCACGTATTGATTTAGTCTATCGTTCTTGGTAGTCAAGACAGAATCCAGTATTGGCAGGCCTAATGCAGTATCAGCCGCTGCCAAAACGGGAACCGTTGGTGCATTAATAGTTGTAATCGCCTCTCCAGTACCGTCGGTTTGGTAGGTCATTCGGAAGGTACTGATGTCAGCTGTAATAATAGATTTAATTCAATCCAGTGCTTGTGAATAAGTAATATATAATTAGGTATAACACGGTATAACTTACTGCAGACTTGGACACTAGTGGCTGAACCACCGGGTACTGCGGCTGCTAGAACTGGTGTTGTACCAACGGCCGCTCCCACAGGAACGGCTAATGGCACTGGATTTAAAGCATTTCCACAATAACGGTCTGCCACAATACCGTTGGTATCTCTACCACCGGCGATGAGAAGGAAATCGTAGAGGCAGACAGCTTTGTTTTGTAATACCAGTACTACCATGTACGTCAGTGCCGACGGCTAAAGATTCGGGAACTTTCAAGCCtaataatattttgaaaaaaaaaggaaccaaaTCTATTCTTATTCATCTGTAAAGAAACGGGTCCTGAGGCTAAATACGTTTAGTTTAGTCGTTGAGTATTAGACGTTGAGTATTATGACAAGGATGTTGTGTGGTGGTCATTTCTTGATAATGAAATGACCTGACACAGCCAAAAGAAGACGGAGAATTTTGAAGATTTGTTGggtttgggcttttttttaaaatagtttcCAGGGACTGCACTGAGGAGAGCTGATGAGCACTCGAGGCTAGTGGCTGCAGTAGTAAGGAAACATCCACGAGTTGGCCGGTTCCACTGTTCTTATTACGTCCAACGTTCAAAatc includes the following:
- the LOC124316287 gene encoding uncharacterized protein LOC124316287 isoform X1; amino-acid sequence: MAGAIEIFLSFTLMCTVIWACEDGQVDHLTARQSLDEQLQTNFYPTNPWMFPYYYNIQSRLPLAGYANTYEGRTPSNRKPPGYFAKVDADYYNDQEGRFGLSGLGANLLNIGLFNNRFHPRWRPFANLASSLEACTSPSGDAGICTPGSVCSLFSGRPSGSCTRGKVCCVNVVNSCGGTVTLNNTYWQSSSTPVNAPSTCVMTVRLDNKLVEQASPICQIRLDFVSFAIAQPTAGTCTDTFQVGGSTTVAPTICGTNAGQHMYLDVPSSATSPTDVQLIFNFAGSATRSWNIKIAMLPCGASYLAPPDCLQYFTAGAGQVKSFNWQDSAAQQLNNQNYNICFRTELVASGARATQLCVSTCTTAIADVGFLLTGEAGDDANFGTGKDKCTYDFLVIPGGQDQASPFPFYDRYCGGAIGKICTKISPFRMSIGTDGIEDTTIDATIATAAQPDSMTVEDKANTGFCLAYQEQA
- the LOC124316287 gene encoding uncharacterized protein LOC124316287 isoform X2; the protein is MAGAIEIFLSFTLMCTVIWACEDGQVDHLTARQSLDEQLQTNFYPTNPWMFPYYYNIQSRLPLAGYAEAARIPFHRKPPGYFAKIDVNDGHRQENRLGFGNSGANLFSSLFTPPIRPFRPFANLVSRFEACTSSSGDAGICTSALACSLLSRKPSGSCNLGRVCCVDVVNSCGGTVTLNNTYWQSSSTPVNAPSTCVMTVRLDNKLVEQASPICQIRLDFVSFAIAQPTAGTCTDTFQVGGSTTVAPTICGTNAGQHMYLDVPSSATSPTDVQLIFNFAGSATRSWNIKIAMLPCGASYLAPPDCLQYFTAGAGQVKSFNWQDSAAQQLNNQNYNICFRTELVASGARATQLCVSTCTTAIADVGFLLTGEAGDDANFGTGKDKCTYDFLVIPGGQDQASPFPFYDRYCGGAIGKICTKISPFRMSIGTDGIEDTTIDATIATAAQPDSMTVEDKANTGFCLAYQEQA